One window of Phycodurus eques isolate BA_2022a chromosome 17, UOR_Pequ_1.1, whole genome shotgun sequence genomic DNA carries:
- the sptbn2 gene encoding spectrin family protein isoform X3 → MSTISPTDFDSLEIQQQYNDINNRWDLAAETEWDNENSSARLFERSRIKALADEREAVQKKTFTKWVNSHLGRVTCRISDLYTDLRDGRMLIRLLEVLSGEQLPKPTKGRMRIHCLENVDKALQFLKEQKVHLENMGSHDIVDGNHRLTLGLIWTIILRFQIQDISVETEDNKEKKSAKDALLLWCQMKTAGYPNVNIHNFTTSWRDGLAFNAIVHKHRPDLIEFDTLKRSNAHYNLQNAFNVAEKELGLTKLLDPEDVNVDQPDEKSIITYVATYYHYFSKMKALAVEGKRIGKVLDYAIEADQLIDKYETLASELLEWIEQTIVTLNDRQLANSLSAVQNQLQAFNSYRTVEKPPKFTEKGNLEVLLFTIQSKMRANNQKVYTPREGKLISDINKAWERLEKAEHERELALRNELIRQEKLEMLAARFDRKAAMRETWLSENQRLVSQDNFGTDLGAVEAATRKHEAIETDIGAYWERVAAVEAVAKELEAEGYHDVRRVLARRDNVLRLWEYLKELLVARRERLNAHRDLQRLFEEMRYIMDWMAEMKSRLQCQDSGKHLHDVLDLLQKHTLVEADISAQAERIKAVQGAAKRFTSYDQVYKPCEPGLVSEKVDLLGQAYEELGQLAGQRRERLEDSRRLWQFLWDLGEEAAWIREQEQILTSGECGRDLTSALHLLSKHEAFRDEMAARYGPLSNSIAAGEALVNEGNFGAPEITENMKDIRAQWTHLEETTKLREQKLKDSVALHQFLTDANDMDAWLMETLRQVSSQDVGHDEFSTQTLARKQREIEEEIKSHQPLIESLHEQNQALPQTCANFPEVEGRLPAIERRYKELQSLSVSRRQALEGALALYRMFSEAGACQLWVEEKEKWLHGMEIPTKLEDLEVVQQRFETLEPEMNNVGTSVTDVNKVAEQLLTSDNCNKDQIHQTCDRLNNRWKEFQNLTGQKKQGLESALNIQNYHLECNEIQTWMKEKTKVIESTQSLGNDLTGVMALQRKLTGMERDLEAIQGKLDDLREEAEKLAEEHPDQAGEIQDRLAGIQEVWEELNSTMKRREESLGEASKLQGFLRDLDDFQSWLSRTQTAVASEDSPTSLPEAESLLAQHENIKNEVDNYKEDYEKMRVVGEEVTQGQTDAQHMFLAQRLQALDTGWHELRQMWENRQSLLAQAFDFQTFLRDAKQAEAFLNSQEYVLSHTEMPTSLQGADEAIKKYEDFLTTTDASEEKITGVVEAGRRLINDGNANSDKIQEKVDSIQERHLKNKNAASELLAKLKDNRELQHFLQDGQELTLWINEKMLTAQDMSYDEARNLHSKWQKHQAFMAELASNKDWLDKIDKEGQALVAEKPELKPVVQQTLEDLQRQWEELESTTRTKAQCLFDANRAELFTQSCCALDGWVKNLEGQLHSDDYGKDLTSVNILLKKHQMLEHQMEVREKEVQSLQSQALALSQEDAGLAEVDGQQRRVTDSFSSLQEPLSQRRQRLLASKEAHQFNRDLEDEILWVKERMPLATSTDHGKDLPTVQLLIKKNQTLQKEIQGHQPRIDDIHKRGKTQSQVDKERQSVLEERLVELKELWDQLIGETDKRHARLVEANRAQQFYADAAEAEAWMGEQELHMMSEEKAKDEQSALVMVKKHQTLEQALEDYAQTIHQLANSSRLMVTSEHPESDRITLRQAQVDKLYAGLKDLAEERRGRLQERLRLTQLKREVDDLEQWIAEREVVAGSHELGQDYEHVTMLRDRFREFARDTSTIGQERVDGVNGLADDLIESGHPENASVAEWKDGLNEAWADLLELIDTRTQMLAASYELHRFHQDAMEVLGRVKEKREALPSDLGRDLNTVQHLHRQHNTFENDIQALSGQVNQVQDDAARLQKAYAGEKADDINRSEHAVSSAWQGLLEAGESRRVLLLDTVEKFRFFNMVRDLMLWMDGVNLQIDAHDSPRDVSSADLVIANHQDIKSEIETRADSFTACIDMGNTLINNNHYATDEIREKLGQLQEKRDKINKNWQDKMDYLQIMLEVLQFGRDAYVAESWLAGQEPLVRTADLGSNVDEVESLIKRHEAFEKLAASWEERFVQLEKLTTLEEQDIQRRREEEERARRPPTPATVEEVVQVQSEVESQVHDSAARTSLDQTTLNQSVSVNGVHSDNDTSQGSESENGPGRDSGLASSRLEPSATLPGRGGAESDPDTMEGILCRKQEMESHSKKAATRSWQNVYCVLRKGSLGFYKDGKSATNGIPYHGEVPISLGEAVCEIAHDYKKRKHVFKLRLGDGKEYLFQAKDEAEMSSWISAILSSIPSGSRDSPGGPRVLNRAMTMPPISPGTVDTGGVTMRNKDGKDKDREKRFSFFGKKK, encoded by the exons ATGAGCGTGAAGCTGTACAGAAGAAGACCTTCACCAAATGGGTGAACTCTCACTTAGGCCGAGTCACTTGTCGCATCAGTGACCTGTACACGGACCTGCGTGATGGCCGCATGCTTATCCGCCTGCTGGAAGTGCTCTCAGGAGAACAGCTG CCAAAGCCCACTAAAGGCCGCATGCGTATCCACTGCTTAGAAAATGTTGATAAAGCCCTGCAATTCCTCAAAGAGCAAAAGGTCCATCTAGAAAACATGGGATCACATGATATTGTGGATGGAAATCACCGTCTTACCCTGGGGCTCATCTGGACCATAATTCTTCGCTTCCAG ATTCAGGACATCAGCGTCGAGACAGAGGACAACAAAGAGAAGAAATCCGCAAAAGATGCCCTTCTCTTGTGGTGCCAAATGAAAACTGCCGG CTACCCCAATGTCAACATCCACAACTTCACTACCAGCTGGAGAGATGGTCTAGCGTTCAATGCCATCGTACACAAACACAG ACCCGACCTGATTGAATTTGACACCCTGAAAAGGTCCAACGCTCACTACAATCTCCAGAATGCTTTCAATGTGGCTGAGAAGGAGCTGGGCCTCACTAAGCTGCTGGACCCAGAAG ATGTTAATGTTGATCAGCCGGATGAGAAGTCCATCATTACCTATGTGGCAACCTACTACCATTACTTCTCAAAGATGAAAGCGCTAGCAGTGGAGGGCAAACGTATTGGCAAG GTTCTTGACTATGCCATTGAGGCTGATCAGCTGATAGACAAGTATGAGACCTTGGCCTCAGAGCTGCTGGAGTGGATCGAGCAGACGATAGTGACTCTGAATGATCGGCAGCTAGCTAACTCACTCAGCGCTGTGCAGAATCAGCTCCAGGCATTTAATTCTTACCGCACTGTGGAGAAACCACCCAA ATTCACAGAGAAAGGAAACTTAGAGGTTCTCCTCTTTACTATCCAGAGCAAGATGAGAGCAAACAACCAGAAAGTTTACACGCCAAGAGAGGGAAAACTAATCTCTGACATCAACAAG GCATGGGAGCGACTTGAAAAGGCAGAGCATGAACGTGAGCTGGCACTCAGAAATGAACTGATTCGCCAAGAAAAGCTCGAGATGCTTGCAGCACGTTTTGACCGCAAAGCTGCTATGCGGGAAACATGGCTGAGTGAGAATCAGCGGTTGGTGTCTCAG GACAATTTTGGAACTGACTTGGGAGCGGTGGAAGCTGCCACTCGTAAACACGAGGCGATTGAGACAGACATTGGTGCATATTGGGAGCGTGTGGCTGCAGTTGAGGCTGTTGCCAAAGAGCTGGAGGCAGAGGGATACCATGATGTGCGACGTGTGCTTGCAAGAAGGGACAATGTGCTTCGTCTCTGGGAATACCTCAAGGAGCTTCTGGTTGCACGCAGAGAACGACTCAATGCCCATCGAGACCTACAGAGGCTGTTTGAAGAGATGCGTTACATCATGGACTGGATGGCTGAGATGAAG AGTCGTCTGCAGTGCCAAGACAGTGGCAAACATTTGCATGATGTTTTGGACCTGCTTCAGAAACACACTCTAGTAGAGGCTGATATTTCTGCTCAGGCAGAGAGAATCAAAGCAGTGCAGGGAGCTGCTAAACGTTTCACTTCTTATGACCAAG TCTACAAACCATGCGAGCCAGGACTGGTTAGTGAAAAGGTCGACTTGCTAGGCCAAGCCTATGAGGAGCTTGGGCAGCTTGCTGGACAACGCAGAGAACGCCTGGAGGACTCTCGTCGCCTATGGCAGTTCCTGTGGGACTTGGGGGAGGAGGCAGCCTGGATCAGAGAGCAGGAGCAGATCCTGACCAGCGGAGAGTGTGGCCGTGACCTCACTTCTGCCCTTCATCTGCTCAGTAAACACGAGGCTTTCAGGGATGAGATGGCAGCCCGCTATGGCCCGTTGAGTAACAGCATTGCTGCGGGGGAAGCTTTGGTGAACGAGGGAAACTTTGGAGCCCCAGAGATCACAGAAAATATGAAAGATATTCGTGCACAGTGGACACATCTGGAGGAG ACGACAAAATTGAGAGAACAGAAGCTTAAAGACTCAGTGGCCCTGCATCAGTTCCTAACGGATGCTAATGACATGGATGCTTGGCTAATGGAAACACTCAGACAGGTCTCTAGTCAGGACGTGGGTCACGACGAGTTCTCCACCCAAACTCTAGCTCGCAAGCAGAGGGAAATTGAGGAGGAAATCAAGAGCCATCAACCTCTCATTGAATCCCTGCATGAGCAGAACCAAGCACTGCCACAAACCTGTGCTAATTTCCCTGAG GTGGAGGGCCGGCTACCTGCTATTGAGCGGCGCTACAAAGAGCTACAATCTCTGTCAGTGTCTCGGCGCCAGGCCTTGGAAGGTGCTTTAGCACTTTATCGCATGTTCAGTGAGGCAGGTGCCTGCCAACTCTGggtggaagaaaaagaaaagtggttACATGGCATGGAGATCCCGACCAAACTTGAAGACTTGGAAGTGGTGCAGCAGAG GTTTGAAACACTGGAACCTGAAATGAACAACGTAGGGACCAGTGTCACCGATGTGAACAAGGTGGCTGAGCAGCTGTTAACCTCTGACAACTGCAACAAAGACCAAATCCACCAGACATGTGACCGTCTGAACAACAG GTGGAAAGAATTCCAGAATCTGACTGGTCAAAAGAAACAAGGCCTGGAGTCAGCCCTTAATATCCAAAACTACCACCTGGAATGTAATGAGATCCAAACGTGGATGAAGGAAAAGACCAAAGTAATTGAATCTACTCAGAGCTTGGGAAATGATCTGACTGGAGTGATGGCACTACAGCGCAAACTCACAGGCATGGAGCGAGACCTAGAAGCTATTCAG GGAAAATTAGATGACCTGAGAGAGGAGGCAGAAAAACTGGCCGAGGAACATCCAGATCAAGCAGGGGAGATTCAAGATCGCCTGGCAGGAATACAGGAAGTGTGGGAGGAGTTGAACTCTACCATGAAACGGCGTGAAGAGTCACTGGGAGAGGCCAGCAAGCTGCAGGGCTTCCTCCGGGATCTAGATGACTTCCAGTCGTGGCTATCCCGCACCCAGACAGCTGTGGCCTCAGAGGACAGTCCCACCTCTCTGCCTGAGGCTGAGAGTTTGCTCGCCCAGCATGAGAATATAAAAAATGAGGTGGATAACTATAAGGAGGACTATGAAAAAATGCGAGTGGTCGGTGAGGAGGTGACCCAAGGTCAAACAGATGCACAACACATGTTCTTGGCTCAAAGGCTCCAGGCGCTGGATACTGGCTGGCATGAGCTGCGTCAAATGTGGGAGAACCGCCAAAGTCTTTTGGCCCAAGCATTCGACTTCCAGACGTTCTTAAGAGATGCAAAGCAGGCGGAGGCCTTCCTCAACAGCCAG gaGTATGTATTATCCCACACAGAAATGCCGACAAGTCTCCAGGGAGCGGACGAGGCCATTAAGAAATATGAAGATTTCCTCACCACCACAGATGCCAGCGAGGAGAAGATAACTGGTGTTGTGGAGGCGGGACGGCGCCTCATTAACGATGGCAATGCAAACTCTGATAAGATCCAAGAGAAAGTGGATTCTATTCAGGAAAG GCATCTCAAGAATAAGAATGCTGCCAGTGAATTGCTGGCAAAACTTAAGGATAACCGTGAACTGCAACACTTCCTCCAAGATGGACAGGAG CTCACATTATGGATCAATGAGAAAATGCTGACAGCTCAAGACATGTCATATGATGAGGCTCGAAATCTTCACAGCAAGTGGCAGAAACACCAGGCCTTCATGGCAGAACTGGCCTCAAACAAAGACTGGTTAGACAAAATCGATAAG GAGGGCCAGGCTCTTGTGGCAGAGAAGCCAGAGTTGAAACCTGTTGTTCAGCAAACCCTCGAGGACCTACAGCGTCAGTGGGAGGAGTTAGAGAGCACCACCCGCACCAAAGCCCAGTGCTTGTTTGATGCCAATCGGGCAGAGTTGTTCACACAGAGCTGCTGTGCTCTGGACGGCTGGGTGAAGAACCTTGAGGGTCAGCTGCATAGTGATGATTATGGCAAGGATCTGACCAGTGTCAACATCCTGCTCAAGAAGCATCAG ATGCTGGAGCACCAGATGGAGGTCAGGGAGAAGGAGGTGCAGTCACTGCAGTCTCAAGCCTTAGCTTTGTCTCAGGAAGATGCTGGACTTGCTGAGGTAGATGGTCAACAAAGGCGTGTCACAGACAGCTTTTCCAGCCTTCAGGAGCCTCTTAGCCAGAGGAGACAGCGGCTCCTTGCCTCCAAAGAGGCCCACCAGTTCAACAGAGACCTGGAAGACGAAATC TTGTGGGTGAAAGAGAGGATGCCTTTGGCAACCTCTACAGACCACGGAAAAGATCTTCCTACAGTACAGCTACTTATCAAGAAGAACCAG ACATTGCAAAAGGAGATCCAGGGACATCAACCCCGAATTGATGACATCCACAAACGAGGAAAGACTCAAAGCCAGGTAGACAAGGAGCGGCAGTCTGTTCTTGAGGAGCGACTTGTTGAGCTGAAAGAACTTTGGGACCAGCTGATTGGCGAGACCGACAAACGTCATGCTCGTCTAGTAGAGGCCAATCGAGCCCAGCAGTTCTATGCTGATGCGGCGGAGGCAGAGGCCTGGATGGGAGAGCAGGAGTTGCACATGATGTCGGAAGAAAAGGCAAAG GATGAACAGAGTGCTCTAGTGATGGTTAAAAAGCACCAAACTCTGGAACAAGCACTTGAAGACTACGCCCAGACCATTCACCAGTTAGCCAATAGCAGCCGATTAATGGTGACCAGCGAACATCCAGAGAG TGACAGAATCACATTACGACAAGCACAAGTCGACAAGTTGTACGCTGGGTTGAAAGACCTCGCAGAGGAGCGCCGTGGGAGGCTTCAGGAGAGACTTCGTCTGACCCAGTTAAAGCGGGAGGTGGATGATTTGGAACAGTGGATCGCAGAAAGGGAGGTGGTGGCTGGCTCCCATGAACTAGGACAGGACTATGAGCATGTCACA ATGCTGAGAGACAGGTTTCGTGAGTTTGCTCGTGACACTAGCACAATTGGCCAAGAGCGTGTAGATGGCGTAAATGGACTGGCAGACGACCTCATTGAATCTGGTCACCCGGAGAACGCCAGTGTCGCCGAGTGGAAAGATGGCCTAAACGAGGCCTGGGCCGACCTGCTGGAACTGattgacacacgcacacagatgtTGGCAGCCTCCTATGAATTGCACCGCTTCCATCAGGATGCCATGGAGGTTCTTGGGCGCGTCAAGGAGAAGCGGGAGGCGCTACCGTCTGACCTCGGCCGAGATTTAAACACTGTCCAGCATCTACACAGACAGCACAATACTTTTGAAAATGACATTCAGGCCCTCAGTGGACAG GTGAACCAGGTGCAAGATGATGCCGCAAGGCTGCAAAAGGCTTACGCTGGAGAGAAAGCTGATGACATTAACCGGAGTGAACATGCTGTGAGCTCTGCTTGGCAGGGTCTTCTTGAGGCCGGTGAGTCCCGCAGGGTACTCCTCCTCGACACCGTGGAAAAGTTCCGCTTCTTCAACATGGTGCGAGACCTCATGCTCTGGATGGATGGGGTCAACCTGCAGATTGATGCACATGACAGCCCCAG GGATGTATCTTCTGCAGACCTGGTCATTGCTAATCATCAAGACATCAAGTCGGAGATTGAGACCCGAGCAGACAGCTTCACAGCCTGTATTGACATGGGAAACACGCTCATCAACAATAATCACTATGCCACTGATGAG ATCCGGGAAAAGCTCGGTCAGTTACAAGAAAAGAGAGACAAGATCAACAAAAATTGGCAGGACAAGATGGACTATTTACAAATTA TGCTGGAAGTATTGCAGTTTGGACGGGATGCCTATGTCGCAGAGTCTTGGTTGGCTGGGCAAGAACCTCTTGTGCGGACAGCAGACCTAGGCTCCAATGTAGACGAGGTGGAAAGTCTAATAAAGCGCCACGAGGCCTTTGAGAAACTTGCTGCTTCCTGGGAAGAGCGTTTTGTCCAGTTGGAGAAGCTTACTACA CTGGAGGAGCAGGATATTCAGAGGCGgcgagaggaagaggagagggcACGACGGCCCCCCACACCAGCCACGGTAGAGGAAGTGGTGCAGGTGCAGTCGGAGGTAGAAAGTCAAGTGCATGACTCTGCGGCCAG AACCAGTCTAGACCAGACAACACTGAATCAGTCGGTGTCTGTGAATGGAGTACACAGTGACAATGACACGTCACAG GGCTCAGAGTCAGAAAACGGACCAGGTCGAGACAGCGGCTTAGCGTCCTCACGCCTCGAGCCGTCGGCCACGTTACCGGGCAGAGGTGGAGCCGAGTCTGACCCGGACACCATGGAGGGTATACTCTGTCGAAAACAAGAGATGGAGTCGCACAGTAAGAAGGCAGCTACCAG GTCATGGCAGAATGTATACTGTGTCCTAAGAAAAGGAAGTCTCGGTTTCTACAAAGATGGCAAGAGCGCTACTAATGGGATTCCATACCACGGAGAGGTCCCAATCAGCCTTGGAGAGGCTGTTTGTGAGATCGCACATGACTATAAGAAGAGGAAACATGTTTTCAAGCTACG GCTAGGAGATGGAAAGGAGTACCTGTTCCAAGCAAAGGATGAG GCGGAAATGAGCTCCTGGATAAGCGCCATCCTCAGTTCCATTCCATCGGGATCAAGAGACTCACCTGGAGGTCCGCGGGTCCTCAACCGTGCTATGACCATGCCCCCCATCTCCCCTGGCACAGTCGATACTGGAGGTGTGACCATGCGCAATAAAGACGGAAAAGATAAGGATCGGGAGAAGAGGTTCAGCTTCTTTGGCAAGAAAAAATAG